In Paenibacillus sonchi, the genomic stretch CGATCCGCTTTGGCCCAAAATCGCAACAAATTCACTTTCCCTGAAATTCAGATTCACCTTATCCAGTGCAACCTGCGTGAAATCTCCGGTCTTATAGCTTTTCGTGATGTTTTTTAATTGCAGCATCTTATCCAGTCTCCTTTTTCTATCCCTGTACTCTTTGCTCTCTCTATTCTTTCTCTGTTCTTGTCTTGCTGGCCCCAGTATAAGCGCTAAATATAAACTAAACCTCAACTTCGCAGTTGAGATTCACTTGATGTTCATGATGTATACTTAAGCCATCTATATACTGAACCCTATGAAGCATCCCGGGAGGAAACCTCATGTTTAATATTCTTGTAGTTGAGGATGACAGCAAATTACGGCAGCTCTTCTGTACAGTCCTGACCAAAAATGGATACCGGGCAATCCCGGCAGTTAACGGCGAGGATGCACTCACGGTACTGGATAAGGAATACATCGATTTGATCATCTGCGATATTATGATGCCGCTCATGGATGGCTACGAGCTGACGCGGACACTCAGAGACAATAACAATAATCTTCCGGTTCTTATGGTGACTGCACGGGAGACCTTTGCCGACAAACAACAGGGATTTCTCGTTGGGATCGACGATTATATGGTGAAGCCGATCAATGTGAATGAAATGCTTCTGCGTGTGGGGGCACTGCTGCGGCGTGCCAAAATTATCAGCGAACGCCGGATTGAGTGGGGAGCAACCGTACTGGATTATGACGCTTTAACCGTTATCCAGGGACAGGAGAGCATCCTTCTTCCGCAGAAGGAATTTTATTTACTCTATAAACTAATCTCCTATCCGAATAAAATCTTTACCAAACAGCAGCTGATGGATGAAATATGGGGAATGGATACGGAATCTGACGAGCATACGGTGGTAGTCCATATTAACCGCTTGCGCGAGCGTTTCAGGGAGAGCACTGACTTTGAAATTGTCACCGTAAGAGGACTCGGCTATAAGGCGGTGAAGCTGGGATGAGGATAAGCCCCCCTAAAAACAGAGGCTTGTGGTGGCATTTTGTATCGTTGGTGTTTGTAATTGTTGTGTCCTTCCTCTTAGTCATGGCGATCTTGGCTTATCTATATATCCGTCTGGGCAACGATGCCATGCAGCATAGAAATCCTTTCCCGCCGGTCCTGACCATTATATTATTCAGCCTCGTCATCGGGACGACGATCACTGTGACCGTAGGCCGGAAAATACTGGCTCCCATCGCGGATCTGATCAAGGCGGCCAAGGAAGTCTCCAAAGGCAACTTCGAGATTCATTTGGATGAATCGCACCGGGTGGGCGAAATCAGCGAGGCCGCTCACCACTTCAATATTATGGTTCAGGAGCTGCGCAGCATCGAGACGCTCCGTAATGATTTCGTGGTCAATGTGTCTCACGAGTTCAAGACACCCATTGCGGCGATCGAGGGGTATGCCACCCTTTTGCAGGAAGATAATCTCAGTAAAAAAGAGCATGACGAATACACCGGAATGATTATAGACAGCGCCAGGCAGTTGTCCGCCCTATCCGGCAATATCCTCAAAATATCCAAGCTCGAAAACCAGGAACTGCTCACAGAACAAACAGAATACCGCCTGGATGAGCAGCTCCGGCAGGCATTGTTATTGCTGGAATCGGCTTGGGGGCCTAAGCAGTTGAACCTTAACATTGATCTGGACGAGCTTCACTATTACGGGAATGAAGAGCTGATGATGCAGGTATGGCTCAATGTGCTTGGCAATGCGATCAAATTCACGCCGGAAGGCGGAGAAATCTCGGTTTCTCTCCGGCCCGGCACCCCTTGGATTACGGCGGTCATCTCCGATACAGGAATAGGAATGACCCCGAAGGTCCGCAAGCATATTTTCGAGAAATTCTACCAGGGCGACCCCGCCCGCTCTGCCGAAGGCAACGGCCTCGGCCTGCCTTTGGTTGCCCGCATTATCAGCTTAAGCGGAGGAAGGATTGAGGTCAGCAGCGAGCCGGGGGTGGGGTCGGCTTTTACGCTTAAGCTGCCTGGGCCAGTCAGTGCAAAATAAACATTTAGAGTCATGAGTTTACACAGAAACACAAATAAGGATGTCTCCGAAGCATTAGCTTCAAGACATCCTTAAACGGGTGACCAAATGATTAAAATTGGCCGCCATTAGACTTAATTGCCCGGAAAGGGGTTATTCTTTGACGCCTCCGAGCGCTACGCCTGCGATAATGTAGCGGGATAACAGGAAGTACACCACAAACAGCGGTAAAGCCGTCAAGGCCAGCCCCATATAGATCGAGCCAAACTCCGTCTTATAAATATCGCCGCGCAGTAAGCTCACCATGACCGGCATGGTATACTTTTCCTTCTGTGTCAGCAAAATCAGCGGCATAAACAAGTTATTCCAATTGGCCACAAAGGCAAAGATGGCTTGCGTCGCCACAGCCGGCATCATCAGCGGCAGGATGATCCGGTTAAAGGTTTTGAATTCGCCGGACCCGTCTACGCGCGCTGCTTCTACGATCTCTATCGACAGCGTTGCGAGCAGGTATTGGCGCATGAAGAACACCACCGCCGGGGCTGCTATCGCAGGCAGAATCAGGGGAAGAAAGCTGTTTGTCCAATGTATTTTATACATGAACTGATAGAATCCGATGGCACTTGCCTGAGAAGGAATCATCATCACACATAAGATAAAGGTAAAGAATGGCTTGCGCAGCTTCCAGTCATAAGTCACAAGCCCATAGGCCGCCAAGGACGAGAAGTAAACGGTTAAGATGGTTGCTGAACTGGAGATAGTAAACGAATTCAGGAACCCTTGTATAGGGTCGAAGCTCTTATCGAGCAGCACCCGCAGGTTGCTCATCATATGGGTCGAAGGAAGCAGTGACAGACCGCTTTGGATTTCCGCTGTAGAGCGGGTAGCATTTACAAACATGATCCAAAAAGGGAGGATACTCAGCACCGCCAAAAAGATGCAGACGATATAGATAATCGACTTGTTTAGCTTTCGGGTAACGGTTCCGTTTTTATGATTGTGGTCCATCTGCTATACCTCCCTCACGGCTGCTGCTTTGGCAGATTTTTTATAATTCTTTTCCGCTTTTTTTATTCTCCCCGCGTCGCGGTCACGCATTAGATAGAACACTAATCCAGACAATATGGCCGCAATGACGAACATGATCATGCTTGCGGCTGCAGCGCGGTTGTACATATAGCTTCCCTTGAACGCTTGCCCATAGATGAACATGGACGTGGTAAGCGTGGAGTCGTCCGGTCCGCCTGCAAGAAACAGCTGCGGAATATCGAACATAGTCAAACCACCGATCATCGATGTAATCAGCGTAAATAGCAAGATGGTACGGAGGCTCGGCAGCGTAATACGGAAAAAGGTCTGAAATCCGTTGGCGCCGTCAATCGCCGCAGACTCGAAGAGCGCGGGATTTATGCCCATAACGCCTGCGACAAGAATGATCATGGTGTTGCCGTACCACATCCAGAACTGGATGAACGCCACAATGCCCCGCGCTGTTGTTTTATCCTGAAGGAAGAAAATCGGAGCGTCGGACCATCCCAGCATCTCAAAAATACTGTTTACGGGACCCATCGGATAAGCAAACAAACTGCTGAAAAGCACGGCGATTGTACCTGCTGTGATAATATTCGGCATATAGAGCAGAACCTTGAACGCACCTTGTCCCTTTATGTTGAGGCGCTTGTTCGTGAACCAGGCAGTGAGTAAAAGCGCGAGAACGATCTGAGGAATGAAATTGACGATCCAGAGCAACCCGGTGTTGATTAGAGACTTCCGGAATGAGACGTTATCAAAGAGGAGATCTTTGAAATTCTGAAACGGGTTATCCAAAATATGAACCGGTTTGGGTATCAGCCCCTGCATATTGGTGAACCCGATGACTGCGGTGTACAAAATGGGATATAACGAGAAGATCAGAAATGCCAAAACAAACGGCAACGTGAAGATATAGCCGAATTTTGAGTAGTTCACACCTTTGCGGCGCATGCTCTCACCCCTTTAGTTATATGAAGGGACGGGATAACTCCCGTCCCTTCGATTCTTTCTTATTCGCTATCGATACCAAGCTGGTCTTTGACCTGCTGCTTGAAGGTTTCAATCGCTTTAGCGCGGTCTTTGTTGCCCGCAGTATATTCGCGTACTTGCTCGCGCCATAGCTTGTTAATCGTTTCGTCGTACTGGGTTAAGTTCTTGCCTGAAGCGTTAGCGTTGGCCGGAACGAACACATCGAACATGTTCTGTCCGCCGAGCAGCGGAACTTCGCCGTTGGACTTCGCCATGACGACAGAGGATGCCACACTGTCCTTCGTGCCTTGCTCGCCCTCTTTCATCGTTCCGTTAGCCCAGTAATATTGGAGCCCGGTTTCGGAGGTATCGAGCGTCACCCACTTGATAAAGTCTGCAACCGCCTGTTTCTTGGCATCGTCCTTGGTAACGTCTTTGTTGGCAAGCAGCCAGGTGCCTCCCCAGAAGAAGCCTGTCGGCGGCTCGGTAACTGCCCAGTCGCCACTCGTGTCTTTTACTTGTCCGCTCATCGTATAGTTAATGAGCCAAGCGGGACCGAAGAAACCGAAGACCGGTTGGGCCCCGGAGCCGGACATATCTGCGTACCATGCTTCCGTCCAGTCCGTCGTATCGTTGTGATAACCGTTATCCTTCAGCTTCTTGGAGAGATCAAGGAACTCTTCACGCTTCGGATCGATATGCAGCTTGCCGTCGACAATCCAGCCTTTCTCAGAGCTGTTCTCAATCGCGTGCCAAATATCGCCGTCTCCGGAAACGATGCCATACCCTTTGGCTTTTAGCTTCGCAGCCGCTTCGTAGAACTTCTCCCAGCCAGGTCCAACTTCATTCTTGATGGTGGCCGGATCATCCGATCCAAAAACATCCTTGGCAATCGAGCGGCGATAGATAAAGGCTCCGCCGGTCGCCTGGTAGCCGAGTCCTTTCAGTTGGCCGTCTTTGCTGCCGATGTCGACCGAGTATTGGGCAATCCCTGCATCCTTAACCATCTGATCGTCAAGGCCCAGGTCCGCATAGTTAGCAGCATAGCCGGATGCATCGCCTTGTGTATATTTGAGGACGAACGCCGCTTCAGCCGCAAAAATATCCGGAGCATCCTTCCCGCCAGCGGCCAGGGCCTGGTCAAGAGCAGGCTGATACGCGCCATCTGTGGTTGCAATCACCGTAGTTTTAAATTCCACATTTGCGTCAGGATGAGTTTCCAGATACTTTTTGCCCATGTTCGGAATCTCGTCCGTGAAGCTCCAGAGATTGATGGTGACCTTCGAGCCATCTCCCTTGGCTGGTGCCGCTGATGCACTAGCCGAAGCTGCTGGAGCTTCGCTTGGACTGGATGAGTTAGATTTAGAATTCGAGTTTCCGCCGCACGCTGTAAGAGCAGTTGTCATCACAAGCATAGTAGAGATCCCTACTAAAACACGTTTCATACTTTTCATACTTTGCCTCCCCTTTATATTGATTCCTCGGTTTCGTGTAACCGCATACATAATTATAGAACCGATGGTCCGCAGGCATAAGGAACCGATCATTGGGTAAAATTCCACTTTTATTGGATTTCGTTCAGGCACCAGCCGCCTATGCCCCTTGATTGGCTAAAAGTAAAACCCCGGAAAGGCACCTGTTCGGCGCTGGTCAAGCCCCTATTTTGTAGACACTGAAAAAAGACCCTAGGCTGTAAGCTGCTTCCGGTACTCCACCGGAGGCAGCTTATTTAGTCTTCGTTGCGGTCGATACTGGTTGTAAAATTGAATATAGGCTTCAATTCGTCTTTGTGCCTCGTCCAGATTTCGGATATCATAAGGGTAGAGCCCTTCCGTTTTGAGATGCGAGAAGAAGCTCTCCATGGAGGCATTGTCATAACAATTTCCTCGGCGGGACATGCTGATTCGGGCGCCAACCTTTGGCAGCATGTCATGGTATGCATGAGACGTGTATTGGAATCCCTGGTCGCTGTGAACGATCAGTCCGGTCACGTCTTTTGTCTTGTTCAAGGCTTTCTCAAAGGTCTGTAGAACCAGTGGATTGTCATTTTTCTGACTCATGTGGTAGGCTACAATTTCATTGTTAAACAAATCTTTCACCGCAGAAAGATAGAGCCACGATTCTCCCACCCGGTATTGAGTCACATCGGTAACCCATTTTTGGTTAGGAGCATCCGCCTTGAAATCTCGCTTCAGTAGGTTTTTAGCGACTCGCCCTCCGTCCGAAGATGCGTAATTACAGCGATGTTTTCGCCTTATTCGTGACCGGATTCCAAGTACCTGCATGAGCCGTAGCACCTTCTTATGATTCATCCAGACTCCATGATCCTGCAGCAAGAATAACTGGATCTGTCGGTATCCGTAAACTCCGTTGTAGTGCTCGTAAACCTTCTTCACAAGTTCTCTATCTTCTCGGTCCCGATCGAATGCTTTGCGCTTTAGAAAGGCGTAATATCCGCTTCTGGAGACCCCAAACACTTTGCACAAATGACGAACCGGATATTCACTTGAGGCTCTCTCAATTGTTACATACCGCTCTGTTTCATCTCCTGCATCCAGATTTCCAAGCACTTTTTTAGCATTTCGTTCTCCTGTTTGAGCCATTTGACCTGTCTTTCTTGATCGACATATTGTTCTCGCCGTCCTCGCTGGTCCACAAGTCCGAACTCTCCCAGTTCCCGGTATTTCCTCATCCATGTTTTCAACCGATGTCTGTCTGTAATTTCGAACTTCTCCATAATTTTACGATAGGTCCAACCTTCGACCATATGAAGACGTATTGCCTCCAGCTTTGTTTCATAAGAATACGTTTTAGACTTCTTTCCTTTAATCGCTGGCATAAAAAATGCACCCCCTAGAATTCATCGGATAAACCAGGGGTTTATTCCAATGTCTATTCTAAGGGGTGCACTTCAGCGCCTTCCCGGGGTGTATTTGCTGTCTAATGAAAAAACGTATGCGAAAGGAACTGGGCTAATATCAGAGATTGCCGGATTTGTTGCGGAAATAGTTTTGAAGAAATTAAGGATTAAGCTGCGCCTGGATTGCCTTTAACTCAGCTTCTTTCTCATTGATCTTGCTCCTTTAAACGTATGAAGGAGCCAACCCGTGTCTGCTATCTGATGTAACTATTAATCGCTGCATTTAGCTCCGCAATAACCTGTGCTTCATCTCCATGGTGAACTGCGTCAACCACACAGTTCTCCAAATGATCCT encodes the following:
- a CDS encoding response regulator transcription factor; the protein is MFNILVVEDDSKLRQLFCTVLTKNGYRAIPAVNGEDALTVLDKEYIDLIICDIMMPLMDGYELTRTLRDNNNNLPVLMVTARETFADKQQGFLVGIDDYMVKPINVNEMLLRVGALLRRAKIISERRIEWGATVLDYDALTVIQGQESILLPQKEFYLLYKLISYPNKIFTKQQLMDEIWGMDTESDEHTVVVHINRLRERFRESTDFEIVTVRGLGYKAVKLG
- a CDS encoding sensor histidine kinase encodes the protein MRISPPKNRGLWWHFVSLVFVIVVSFLLVMAILAYLYIRLGNDAMQHRNPFPPVLTIILFSLVIGTTITVTVGRKILAPIADLIKAAKEVSKGNFEIHLDESHRVGEISEAAHHFNIMVQELRSIETLRNDFVVNVSHEFKTPIAAIEGYATLLQEDNLSKKEHDEYTGMIIDSARQLSALSGNILKISKLENQELLTEQTEYRLDEQLRQALLLLESAWGPKQLNLNIDLDELHYYGNEELMMQVWLNVLGNAIKFTPEGGEISVSLRPGTPWITAVISDTGIGMTPKVRKHIFEKFYQGDPARSAEGNGLGLPLVARIISLSGGRIEVSSEPGVGSAFTLKLPGPVSAK
- a CDS encoding carbohydrate ABC transporter permease, whose translation is MDHNHKNGTVTRKLNKSIIYIVCIFLAVLSILPFWIMFVNATRSTAEIQSGLSLLPSTHMMSNLRVLLDKSFDPIQGFLNSFTISSSATILTVYFSSLAAYGLVTYDWKLRKPFFTFILCVMMIPSQASAIGFYQFMYKIHWTNSFLPLILPAIAAPAVVFFMRQYLLATLSIEIVEAARVDGSGEFKTFNRIILPLMMPAVATQAIFAFVANWNNLFMPLILLTQKEKYTMPVMVSLLRGDIYKTEFGSIYMGLALTALPLFVVYFLLSRYIIAGVALGGVKE
- a CDS encoding carbohydrate ABC transporter permease; the encoded protein is MRRKGVNYSKFGYIFTLPFVLAFLIFSLYPILYTAVIGFTNMQGLIPKPVHILDNPFQNFKDLLFDNVSFRKSLINTGLLWIVNFIPQIVLALLLTAWFTNKRLNIKGQGAFKVLLYMPNIITAGTIAVLFSSLFAYPMGPVNSIFEMLGWSDAPIFFLQDKTTARGIVAFIQFWMWYGNTMIILVAGVMGINPALFESAAIDGANGFQTFFRITLPSLRTILLFTLITSMIGGLTMFDIPQLFLAGGPDDSTLTTSMFIYGQAFKGSYMYNRAAAASMIMFVIAAILSGLVFYLMRDRDAGRIKKAEKNYKKSAKAAAVREV
- a CDS encoding ABC transporter substrate-binding protein, whose protein sequence is MKSMKRVLVGISTMLVMTTALTACGGNSNSKSNSSSPSEAPAASASASAAPAKGDGSKVTINLWSFTDEIPNMGKKYLETHPDANVEFKTTVIATTDGAYQPALDQALAAGGKDAPDIFAAEAAFVLKYTQGDASGYAANYADLGLDDQMVKDAGIAQYSVDIGSKDGQLKGLGYQATGGAFIYRRSIAKDVFGSDDPATIKNEVGPGWEKFYEAAAKLKAKGYGIVSGDGDIWHAIENSSEKGWIVDGKLHIDPKREEFLDLSKKLKDNGYHNDTTDWTEAWYADMSGSGAQPVFGFFGPAWLINYTMSGQVKDTSGDWAVTEPPTGFFWGGTWLLANKDVTKDDAKKQAVADFIKWVTLDTSETGLQYYWANGTMKEGEQGTKDSVASSVVMAKSNGEVPLLGGQNMFDVFVPANANASGKNLTQYDETINKLWREQVREYTAGNKDRAKAIETFKQQVKDQLGIDSE
- a CDS encoding IS3 family transposase; the protein is MAQTGERNAKKVLGNLDAGDETERYVTIERASSEYPVRHLCKVFGVSRSGYYAFLKRKAFDRDREDRELVKKVYEHYNGVYGYRQIQLFLLQDHGVWMNHKKVLRLMQVLGIRSRIRRKHRCNYASSDGGRVAKNLLKRDFKADAPNQKWVTDVTQYRVGESWLYLSAVKDLFNNEIVAYHMSQKNDNPLVLQTFEKALNKTKDVTGLIVHSDQGFQYTSHAYHDMLPKVGARISMSRRGNCYDNASMESFFSHLKTEGLYPYDIRNLDEAQRRIEAYIQFYNQYRPQRRLNKLPPVEYRKQLTA
- a CDS encoding helix-turn-helix domain-containing protein, with product MPAIKGKKSKTYSYETKLEAIRLHMVEGWTYRKIMEKFEITDRHRLKTWMRKYRELGEFGLVDQRGRREQYVDQERQVKWLKQENEMLKKCLEIWMQEMKQSGM